A single window of uncultured Pseudodesulfovibrio sp. DNA harbors:
- a CDS encoding ATP-binding protein — translation MTPDPIRISSSTRREKKRRKREYILAVVFVVLIVSLTWAELKYLSGDYYLILNLLILNVVLLLAMLFYVARNAVRLILERRRKVLGSKLRTRLVLAFISLSLIPTVLIYLVSVKFVQTSVDYWFKGQVEESMEQALELGRAFYGSAQDRLERRGSVMIGEIITSKYAWGGKAMDRYLEKKFGEYDLSLVGVINPEGNEQNTHAASQWREAWPEIKAKIDWQSLKADPRSWTTIIPKPGSDLVLGVTPVDEGRSGYLVIGETVGQGLLHRLDQIVRGLDEYKKLKTRKYPWKMNLYLTLGVMALLIILGAIWFGFRLAKELSAPVQALAAGTERIGRGDLSVRLEDRSDDELGFLVQSFNRMAEDLEQSQESVQQANVRLAQQNQELERRGQYIEAVLNNITSGVISMDSEGRIGTVNTAAESILGIPGSILIGRKPHHLLSGDFAQMMTDALEQLSTKSGGVWQRQLDLPVRGKTIKVLVNVVSLKNMGGRDAGHVAVFEDITELEKIQRLAAWREVARRIAHEIKNPLTPIKLSAQRLQRKYGENIGEPTFDQCTGLIVNQVERLQNMVTEFSAYAKLPEIQPESDFLAPLLEEVTAMFENTHREISWSLNFESPINEFPFDREAIRKVLINLLTNAAEALKEVYDGQVSITASHDVKNGRVMVFVADNGPGLPKDSSRLFEPYYTEKKSGTGLGLTIVRSIVSDHGGQVRALANDPVGTVFVLELPDA, via the coding sequence ATGACTCCCGATCCAATCCGCATAAGCTCCTCGACACGCCGGGAAAAAAAGCGGCGCAAACGGGAATATATTTTGGCCGTGGTTTTTGTGGTGCTGATCGTCAGCCTTACTTGGGCTGAATTGAAATATTTGAGCGGTGATTATTATCTCATTTTGAATCTGCTTATTCTCAACGTGGTCCTGTTGCTGGCCATGTTGTTTTATGTGGCGAGAAACGCGGTCCGGCTTATTTTGGAACGTCGCCGCAAGGTGCTTGGGTCCAAGCTCAGGACCCGTCTGGTTTTGGCGTTTATTTCCCTTTCCCTTATCCCCACAGTGCTTATCTATCTGGTATCCGTAAAGTTTGTGCAGACTTCGGTGGACTATTGGTTCAAGGGCCAGGTCGAAGAATCCATGGAGCAGGCTTTGGAATTGGGCCGTGCTTTTTATGGTTCAGCTCAGGATCGCCTTGAGCGACGAGGATCGGTCATGATCGGTGAGATCATTACGTCCAAGTATGCGTGGGGCGGCAAGGCTATGGACCGGTATCTCGAAAAGAAATTTGGTGAGTATGATCTCAGCTTGGTTGGTGTTATCAACCCCGAAGGCAATGAACAGAATACACATGCCGCGTCTCAGTGGCGTGAAGCGTGGCCAGAGATCAAGGCGAAGATCGACTGGCAGTCCCTCAAGGCAGATCCGCGTTCATGGACGACCATTATTCCCAAACCCGGTAGTGACCTTGTGCTTGGGGTCACGCCCGTTGACGAGGGGCGGTCGGGCTATTTGGTGATCGGCGAGACCGTGGGACAGGGGTTATTGCATCGACTTGATCAGATTGTGCGGGGCCTTGATGAATATAAAAAACTCAAGACTCGCAAATATCCGTGGAAGATGAACCTTTATCTGACGCTCGGTGTCATGGCTTTACTCATCATCCTTGGTGCCATCTGGTTCGGATTTCGTTTGGCCAAGGAGCTGTCCGCGCCTGTTCAGGCATTGGCGGCAGGTACGGAACGCATTGGTCGAGGCGATCTGTCCGTGCGTCTTGAAGATCGGTCTGATGACGAGCTGGGTTTTCTGGTCCAGTCATTCAACCGCATGGCAGAGGATTTGGAGCAGAGTCAGGAATCCGTGCAGCAGGCCAATGTTCGACTGGCCCAGCAGAATCAGGAATTGGAACGGCGTGGTCAATATATTGAGGCGGTCCTCAATAATATTACTTCCGGTGTTATTTCAATGGATTCTGAGGGGCGTATCGGTACTGTAAATACGGCCGCTGAGAGTATTCTTGGTATTCCTGGTTCAATCCTTATCGGGAGAAAACCGCATCATTTGTTGTCTGGAGATTTTGCCCAGATGATGACTGACGCGTTGGAACAACTTTCCACCAAATCCGGGGGCGTATGGCAACGCCAGTTGGATTTGCCGGTGCGGGGCAAGACCATCAAGGTGTTGGTTAACGTGGTCTCGTTGAAGAACATGGGTGGCCGCGACGCCGGTCACGTGGCTGTGTTTGAAGACATAACCGAGCTGGAAAAAATACAGCGGTTGGCGGCGTGGCGCGAAGTGGCCCGACGTATCGCCCATGAGATCAAAAATCCGCTTACTCCCATCAAGCTGTCCGCACAACGGTTGCAGCGTAAATATGGCGAGAATATCGGGGAACCGACCTTTGACCAATGCACCGGCCTTATCGTCAATCAGGTGGAGCGATTACAGAATATGGTCACTGAGTTTTCTGCCTATGCCAAGTTGCCGGAAATACAACCGGAATCTGACTTTTTGGCCCCTCTTCTGGAAGAGGTCACGGCCATGTTCGAGAATACACATCGCGAGATCAGTTGGAGTCTTAACTTTGAATCTCCGATCAATGAATTCCCCTTTGACCGCGAAGCCATTCGTAAAGTGCTCATCAATTTGTTGACCAATGCTGCCGAGGCTTTGAAAGAGGTGTATGATGGACAGGTTTCCATCACCGCGAGCCATGATGTAAAGAATGGGAGGGTCATGGTGTTTGTGGCCGATAACGGCCCCGGTTTGCCTAAGGATTCCTCGCGTTTGTTTGAGCCGTATTACACCGAGAAAAAGAGCGGTACCGGTCTTGGTTTGACCATTGTCCGGTCTATTGTATCAGATCATGGTGGGCAGGTTCGTGCTTTGGCCAATGATCCGGTGGGTACGGTCTTTGTTCTGGAATTACCTGACGCCTAA
- a CDS encoding TIGR01777 family oxidoreductase: protein MRAIIAGGTGFIGRSLVEELKAHDWEIVILSRRPKKVAEAFETGVIGMDWENGDWPDLIGPDTAIVNLAGANIAAGRWTGSRKQRILESRVNVGKRLVEAVKKSGSLPAVMIQASAVGYYGPCGSALIDEYAPSGTGFLAEVTRQWEASTAELEGMGVRRCLIRTGMVLGNGGALEKMTTPFRLYLGGPVGSGLQGVSWIHMKDEVGAIRFLMENRATSGPYNLTSPEPVNSRVFAKTLGKVMGRPSSFSVPGIALRLLFGEMADEVLLSGQMAQPERLLKAGYSFHFSSIHDALSDVLG from the coding sequence TTGCGTGCAATAATTGCCGGAGGAACCGGCTTTATAGGTAGATCTTTGGTAGAGGAGTTGAAGGCTCACGATTGGGAAATCGTGATCCTTTCTCGACGTCCGAAAAAGGTGGCCGAAGCATTTGAAACGGGTGTCATTGGCATGGATTGGGAAAACGGTGACTGGCCCGATTTGATCGGACCGGATACAGCCATAGTCAATCTGGCCGGAGCAAATATCGCAGCAGGGCGTTGGACTGGTTCGCGTAAGCAGCGGATACTTGAAAGCCGCGTTAACGTAGGCAAGCGTTTGGTAGAGGCCGTGAAAAAAAGCGGATCTTTGCCCGCTGTCATGATCCAGGCATCCGCTGTCGGGTACTATGGCCCGTGTGGAAGTGCGTTGATCGATGAATATGCGCCGTCCGGCACCGGTTTTTTGGCCGAGGTGACCCGACAGTGGGAGGCATCCACCGCAGAGTTGGAAGGCATGGGGGTTCGTCGATGTCTCATTCGTACTGGCATGGTGCTTGGCAACGGTGGGGCGCTTGAAAAGATGACAACTCCATTTCGATTGTATCTGGGTGGTCCTGTTGGGTCAGGGCTGCAAGGAGTGTCTTGGATTCATATGAAGGATGAAGTTGGCGCTATTCGATTTCTCATGGAAAACCGGGCTACCAGTGGGCCGTATAATTTGACTTCGCCTGAGCCAGTTAATTCTCGTGTCTTTGCCAAAACACTTGGAAAAGTCATGGGACGACCTTCCTCCTTTTCTGTTCCGGGCATTGCCTTGCGACTTTTGTTCGGAGAAATGGCGGATGAAGTGCTTTTGTCAGGACAGATGGCCCAGCCCGAACGGCTGCTCAAGGCCGGTTATTCTTTTCATTTTTCGTCGATTCATGATGCATTGAGTGATGTACTTGGCTAG
- a CDS encoding redoxin domain-containing protein: MSTEHNHEETMPDFAKVGQPVPEFVMESFDPTEGGFCEVDLGALRKEGKWAILFFYPADFTFVCPTELADLAAKHEELKKLGAEVISVSTDTKFTHLAWKTDERLLADVKFKMAADPTGEVSRFFDVWDFDTGLALRGTFIINPEGMLVSSEVNYYNVGRNADELVRKMEANTYLKDHPAEACPAKWTPGEKTLTPSEKMVGKVYEALND; this comes from the coding sequence ATGAGTACTGAACATAACCACGAAGAAACAATGCCTGATTTTGCTAAAGTAGGACAGCCCGTCCCGGAATTCGTCATGGAGTCATTTGACCCCACTGAGGGAGGATTTTGCGAAGTGGACCTCGGCGCATTGCGCAAAGAAGGCAAATGGGCGATCCTCTTTTTCTACCCGGCTGATTTCACTTTTGTCTGCCCCACGGAACTGGCTGATCTGGCCGCCAAGCACGAAGAGTTGAAAAAACTCGGCGCCGAAGTTATCTCCGTGTCCACGGACACCAAGTTTACCCATCTGGCCTGGAAAACAGACGAACGTCTGTTGGCCGATGTAAAATTCAAGATGGCAGCCGACCCCACTGGTGAAGTGTCCCGCTTCTTTGATGTATGGGACTTTGATACTGGTCTGGCTCTGCGTGGGACCTTTATCATCAACCCTGAAGGTATGCTGGTTTCCTCTGAAGTGAACTATTATAACGTAGGCCGTAATGCGGACGAACTGGTCCGCAAGATGGAAGCAAATACCTACCTCAAAGATCACCCCGCCGAAGCCTGCCCTGCCAAATGGACACCGGGTGAAAAGACACTGACCCCCAGTGAAAAAATGGTGGGTAAAGTATACGAAGCTCTCAACGACTAG
- a CDS encoding insulinase family protein — MSHGFTKVREMEIAEMATKAIVYRHDKTGARVLSMINDDENKVFGISFRTPPEDSTGIAHILEHSVLCGSDKFPVKEPFVELLKGSLQTFLNALTFPDKTCYPVASANVQDFYNLVDVYLDAVFYPRLTENTLKQEGWHYELDGKDKDMTYKGVVFNEMKGAYSSPDSLLYEHSQQSLFPDITYGLDSGGDPAIIPELTFEQFMTFHRDHYHPSNGYAFFYGDDDPEKRLEILDAVFSKFEPIDVTSTRIPLQERFSEAKVVRKGYPASDRLAKGMFTVNWLLAETADANLNLALHVLEHILVGLPSSPLKKALMDSNLGDDLAGVGLEADMRQMFFSVGLKGMHPSNAIKVESIIFHTIKELVDNGIDARDIEAAINSVEFSLRENNTGSYPRGLSLMFQALSTWLYDDDEEGDPLRLLPFEEPLNNIKGWVANGDKIFEELLARLFLHNSHRTTVLLEPDHKMARKQSKVESDRLAAAKAAMTDDQIAAVMADAEELNRLQAAPDSPEALASIPRLAVADLPRENRIIPTEIREVAGRKMLYHDLPTNGIGYLDFGFDLSCVPENLLPYMGVFGRAMLESGTTKRDYVDLSQRIACTSGGIWTQPFSSPVRDSQDAAARLFIRTKATGDKLAPTLEILTEILTSATLDNKERFSRIVSEARARAEQRLVPSGHMVVATRLRARTHVGHAMEEAMSGLTNLNFLRHLEQRIEEDFQSVAQDLEQLRTLVIARNNLIINATMDGATFTPIETEIGSVVASLPESEAAVVARVIPDLPIREGLAIPAQVNYVGKGCNVAEHGFNFTGAAQVVNKLIRTGYLWEKVRVQGGAYGAFCLMDRMAGSMSFVSYRDPNVADTVAAFDAVAEYLDTFDVAGDELEKAVIGAIGEIDTYQLPDAKGFTALVRHLTDQDDAFLQAIREDALNATEADFRAFAEAMRINAKHGSICVLGDSLAMENAGLDLDIRQVL, encoded by the coding sequence ATGAGCCACGGTTTTACCAAAGTCAGGGAAATGGAAATTGCGGAAATGGCCACCAAGGCCATTGTCTATCGTCATGACAAGACTGGCGCACGCGTCCTGTCCATGATCAATGACGATGAAAACAAGGTGTTCGGCATCTCGTTCCGTACCCCCCCCGAAGATTCTACGGGTATCGCCCATATTTTGGAACATTCCGTTTTGTGCGGGTCCGACAAGTTTCCGGTTAAAGAGCCGTTTGTAGAACTGCTTAAGGGGTCGCTTCAGACTTTTCTTAATGCGCTGACATTCCCGGATAAAACCTGCTATCCCGTAGCCTCAGCCAATGTGCAGGATTTTTATAATTTGGTGGATGTTTATTTGGACGCGGTCTTTTATCCCCGTCTCACCGAGAATACCCTCAAGCAGGAAGGGTGGCATTACGAGCTGGATGGCAAAGATAAGGATATGACCTACAAAGGTGTGGTCTTCAACGAGATGAAGGGCGCGTATTCTTCACCGGATTCTCTGTTGTATGAACACTCCCAGCAATCCCTGTTCCCGGATATTACCTATGGATTGGATTCTGGCGGTGATCCCGCGATCATCCCGGAGCTGACATTTGAGCAGTTCATGACCTTTCATCGTGATCATTACCATCCGTCCAACGGCTATGCCTTTTTCTATGGCGATGACGACCCGGAAAAGCGCCTTGAAATTCTGGATGCAGTCTTTTCGAAGTTCGAACCCATCGACGTAACCTCAACTCGCATTCCTTTGCAGGAGCGTTTCTCTGAGGCCAAGGTCGTGCGTAAGGGGTACCCAGCCTCTGATCGGTTGGCCAAGGGCATGTTTACGGTCAACTGGCTTTTAGCCGAAACTGCGGATGCAAATCTGAACTTGGCCCTGCATGTGTTGGAGCATATCCTTGTTGGTCTGCCGAGTTCGCCGCTCAAGAAAGCCCTCATGGATTCCAACCTCGGTGATGACCTCGCGGGTGTCGGTCTTGAGGCCGATATGCGTCAGATGTTCTTCTCCGTGGGGCTTAAGGGCATGCACCCGTCCAACGCCATTAAGGTAGAGTCCATCATTTTCCACACCATTAAGGAATTGGTTGATAACGGCATTGACGCCCGTGATATCGAAGCGGCCATCAACTCCGTCGAGTTTTCCCTGCGCGAGAATAATACCGGTTCATATCCGCGTGGCCTTTCCCTCATGTTCCAAGCTTTGTCGACATGGCTCTATGACGACGACGAAGAAGGCGATCCGCTTCGGTTGCTGCCCTTTGAGGAACCGCTCAACAACATCAAGGGATGGGTTGCCAACGGTGACAAGATATTCGAGGAATTGCTGGCGCGTCTTTTCCTGCACAATTCGCATCGGACCACCGTGTTGCTTGAGCCGGATCACAAGATGGCCCGCAAACAGTCAAAGGTGGAATCTGATCGTTTGGCCGCAGCCAAGGCCGCAATGACTGATGATCAAATTGCCGCAGTCATGGCGGATGCCGAGGAATTGAATCGATTGCAGGCCGCGCCTGACAGCCCGGAAGCCCTTGCTTCCATTCCGCGTCTGGCTGTGGCTGATTTGCCGCGTGAAAACCGGATTATCCCCACGGAAATCCGTGAAGTCGCAGGTCGGAAAATGCTCTATCACGACCTGCCTACCAACGGCATCGGGTATCTCGATTTTGGGTTTGATCTTTCCTGCGTACCCGAGAATTTGTTGCCATACATGGGCGTTTTTGGTCGGGCAATGCTGGAGTCTGGCACGACCAAGCGTGATTATGTGGATCTGTCCCAGCGTATAGCCTGCACTTCTGGTGGTATCTGGACGCAGCCATTTTCTTCACCGGTCCGTGATTCTCAGGATGCGGCTGCACGACTTTTCATCCGCACCAAGGCCACAGGCGACAAGCTTGCCCCGACCCTTGAAATTCTTACCGAGATTCTGACTTCGGCCACGCTCGACAACAAAGAGCGCTTTTCCCGGATTGTTTCCGAGGCCCGCGCCCGCGCCGAGCAGCGGTTGGTTCCTTCAGGTCACATGGTGGTCGCCACGCGCCTTCGTGCCCGGACCCACGTTGGACATGCCATGGAAGAAGCCATGTCCGGCCTGACCAATTTGAACTTTCTGCGTCATCTCGAACAACGTATCGAAGAAGATTTCCAATCCGTGGCACAGGATCTTGAGCAACTGCGTACACTCGTTATTGCCCGGAACAACCTGATTATCAACGCCACTATGGATGGGGCTACCTTCACTCCCATTGAAACCGAAATAGGTTCAGTGGTCGCTTCTCTGCCTGAATCCGAAGCCGCTGTCGTGGCCCGTGTCATCCCGGATCTGCCTATTCGTGAAGGTCTCGCTATTCCGGCGCAGGTCAACTATGTGGGCAAAGGATGCAACGTGGCCGAGCACGGTTTCAACTTCACCGGCGCAGCTCAAGTGGTGAACAAGCTTATTCGTACCGGGTATCTCTGGGAAAAGGTTCGTGTGCAGGGCGGTGCCTACGGCGCATTTTGCCTCATGGATCGTATGGCTGGATCGATGTCGTTTGTCTCTTATCGTGATCCCAACGTGGCTGACACTGTGGCCGCGTTCGACGCTGTGGCCGAGTATCTCGACACTTTCGATGTTGCCGGGGATGAGCTTGAAAAAGCCGTTATCGGCGCTATCGGTGAAATCGATACCTACCAGTTGCCTGACGCCAAGGGCTTTACCGCGCTTGTCCGGCATTTGACTGATCAAGACGATGCGTTCTTACAAGCCATTCGTGAAGATGCATTGAACGCGACCGAAGCTGATTTCCGAGCTTTTGCCGAAGCCATGCGCATCAACGCCAAGCATGGCTCCATCTGCGTGCTCGGTGACAGTTTGGCCATGGAAAATGCTGGGCTGGATTTGGATATTCGACAGGTTTTGTAA
- a CDS encoding class I SAM-dependent methyltransferase, producing the protein MAWNPDTYEAWFDTPEGRFALDQEARLLQNVLAGWPRRKHKLLEVGCGTGLFLDMLYQMGLDVTGIDNSPEMIMAARKRFGNRAKLHLGHGEHMGFSDNEFDYAFLWSVLEFTDEPEAMLTEAARVAEKGLLIGFLNKNSLYYTMNIRNSGSTMAKANWFTWCEMQDLIKRATGFRPTLARSVLAGPTKTWKNTGVSKLISSSILPPSVGAFVAVRVDFTNMKPITPLFAWKTEPEMG; encoded by the coding sequence ATGGCATGGAATCCTGACACATATGAAGCATGGTTTGACACTCCCGAAGGACGCTTTGCGCTCGATCAGGAAGCTCGGCTGTTGCAAAACGTGCTGGCAGGATGGCCCAGACGAAAGCATAAACTACTGGAAGTCGGCTGTGGAACCGGTTTATTTTTGGATATGCTCTATCAAATGGGTTTGGACGTTACCGGTATTGACAACAGCCCGGAAATGATCATGGCTGCCAGAAAACGCTTTGGGAACCGTGCGAAGCTCCATCTGGGCCACGGCGAACACATGGGATTTTCAGACAACGAATTCGACTACGCGTTCCTCTGGTCAGTGCTGGAATTCACGGATGAACCAGAGGCCATGCTCACGGAAGCGGCCCGCGTTGCCGAGAAAGGTTTACTCATCGGATTCCTGAACAAGAATTCACTTTATTACACCATGAACATCCGCAACTCAGGGTCCACCATGGCCAAGGCCAACTGGTTCACATGGTGCGAGATGCAGGACCTCATCAAGCGCGCCACAGGCTTCCGCCCGACTTTGGCCCGCTCAGTGCTCGCCGGTCCAACCAAAACGTGGAAAAACACGGGTGTTTCCAAACTTATCAGTTCCAGTATCCTCCCCCCGTCAGTCGGTGCATTCGTCGCCGTCCGCGTGGACTTCACCAACATGAAGCCCATAACACCACTTTTCGCTTGGAAAACAGAACCAGAAATGGGGTAG